The following are encoded together in the Rhizoctonia solani chromosome 10, complete sequence genome:
- a CDS encoding Dual specificity phosphatase, catalytic domain, whose product MNTLMNTNFARRVVSGQKARFQDGEIDLDLAYITDHVVIMGFPADGIEALYRNRREDAKRFLDERHKDNYWIFNFCPLKENSYPKEYFHGRVSRYPFPDHHAPPLAILPLAAREMREWLSGGEHRVVVLHCKAGKGRSGTLACAYLLTLEQTPTPPRLQRSYAAKEWAERRAEMLIDEVESDEEEIHQSDNNTPKASEPIKPKELKGILNAKEAPLTVSPSTTLELPADSKSSEPSPVSPSPSAKAKKGSTLESVIALHTSRRMQTPREGGKVKQGVSIPSQRRFLGYWSRLIDGAAPPGMWAINGASTGTEDRQRVRLGTIRITMRDDASVKQRGMKIINSILDRAVGNEGKKGKGEIWVSLARYDDNLVELLERWEQRTRSSELGIGYRAHDAEADRNEKEGETALAHIFEDGTWDNKKMVRSFARMGVTDPADVTETKESDKDQTTIIKRTHVLHPLKYSKWVKVEKKGVPTKSSRLTVPGAYRGSGDDSDAASVSSMSTTATNVAAAVTEARDQDQLQPEMEEVEINPGVILDARREVRAKLYMGQVPMGWMWFIPAFHMADGATESTIKLTRKDVDFPLGVGAWIEGVEIVLTRVENSAEPTSTRSGETRAADVLSLDTLKDEQEPPSRVLSPEESDQKGKGESSAGGLVHGVGRLMAGEGIRESADAARATD is encoded by the exons CAGACGGCATCGAGGCCTTGTACCGCAATCGCCGAGAGGATGCAAAACGGTTTCTAGATGAAAGGCATAAAGATAATTACTGGATCTTTAATTT CTGTCCGCTAAAGGAAAACTCATACCCGAAAGAGTATTTTCACGGTCGGGTCAGTAGATACCCCTTCCCGGACCATCA TGCCCCACCCTTGGCTATACTTCCCCTTGCTGCCCGAGAAATGCGGGAATGGCTGTCAGGTGGCGAGCACCGCGTCGTTGTTTTGCACTGCAAAG CTGGCAAGGGCAGGTCGGGAACGCTGGCATGCGCATACCTCCTTACACTCGAACAGACTCCCACACCACCCCGCCTACAACGCAGCTACGCAGCTAAAGAATGGGCAGAACGCCGAGCCGAAATGCTCATTGACGAAGTCGAATCggatgaagaagaaattcACCAATCCGATAATAACACTCCAAAGGCTTCCGAGCCTATTAAACCAAAAGAGCTCAAGGGCATCCTCAATGCCAAAGAAGCACCTCTCACCGTGTCACCCTCAACAACTCTGGAGCTCCCTGCCGATTCTAAATCGAGCGAACCGTCTCCTGTATCCCCCTCGCCTTCGGCCAAAGCAAAGAAAGGTTCGACGCTCGAGTCCGTTATCGCATTGCACACCTCTCGGCGTATGCAAACGCCACGAGAGGGCGGGAAAGTAAAGCAGGGCGTGTCGATCCCTTCTCAACGCCGTTTCTTGGGGTACTGGAGTCGTCTCATCGACGGGGCCGCCCCTCCGGGAATGTGGGCCATCAACGGAGCGTCGACCGGTACCGAGGACAGGCAACGAGTCCGCTTAGGAACGATACGGATCACTATGCGCGATGATGCGAGCGTCAAACAGCGAGGAATGAAAATAATCAATTCGATTCTTGACCGAGCTGTTGGTAATGAGGGaaagaaaggaaaaggagaaaTTTGGGTATCACTTGCTCG ATATGATGACAACCTAGTCGAATTGCTCGAGAGATGGGAGCAGCGCACAAGGTCATCAGAGCTCGGAATTGGATACCGGGCGCATGATGCGGAAGCTGACCGAAACGAGAAAGAAGGAGAGACTGCgttggcgcatatatttgaaGATGGAACATGGGACAACAAAAAGATGGTCCGAAGCTTCGCTCGAATGGGCGTCACAGACCCTGCAGATGTTACAGAGACTAAAGAGAGCGACAAAGAT CAGACAACAATTATCAAGAGAACCCATGTCTTGCATCCATTAAAGTATTCCAAATGGGTCAAAGTCGAGAAAAAGGGTGTGCCCACCAAATCTTCCCGGTTGACTGTACCGGGAGCATACAGGGGTAGTGGCGACGACAGCGATGCAGCATCAGTTAGCTCGATGAGTACGACGGCTACAAATGTCGCGGCGGCTGTCACAGAGGCTCGGGACCAGGACCAATTACAGCCCGAAATGGAAGAAGTGGAGATCAACCCAGGGGTCATTCTAGATGCCCGAAGAGAAGTACGGGCGAAGCTGTATATGGGACAG GTCCCGATGGGCTGGATGTGGTTCATACCGGCATTCCATATGGCCGACGGGGCGACAGAGAGTACTATCAAACTCACACGAAAGGATGTTGATTTCCCGCTCGGAGTTGGGGCCTGGATAGAAGGAGTAGAAATTGTGTTGACAAGGGTAGAAAATAGCGCCGAGCCAACATCAACTCGCTCCGGAGAGACCCGTGCCGCGGATGTCCTTTCTTTGGATACTCTCAAGGATGAACAGGAGCCTCCGAGTCGGGTTTTGAGCCCCGAAGAATCGGATCAGAAGGGGAAAGGAGAGTCTTCTGCTGGTGGTCTAGTTCATGGTGTAGGGCGATTGATGGCCGGAGAGGGTATAAGAGAGTCCGCCGATGCAGCCCGCGCCACCGACTGA